The DNA segment tgcacacaaaaCATGAAAATGCATCACTGCACTCATACAAATCACATATGTTGTAATAGTTATTCTGTTAAAACACATCATTATTGTAAAGTGAGAGTAATACAGCATAGTAAAACACAAGGGCACCTCTCTGTATATGCTGTTGAGGTTGCCAATGTGTTCTCAAAGTTATTTGATGAGGGTTTGATATGTCCTTATGAAACACACTCTGAAGACACAGCACAGATGTGCGGGCCACACAGAGCGTGGAGAATGGAATGATAGATAACCCATCTGGTGGTATGAATTGGATGGACTACACAGATAAACTAGCACAAGGATTTGTGATTGGGATATCAATCACATTGAAGAATGCAGTGCTGCAATCAAAAGATAAATCAGTAAATGCTTGCACAGACTTAACCATCTTAATGGAGTGTCAGAGGCACAGTGTCAGACAACAAAAGCAgggacaaataaaaacaagaaacacTGAGCAAGTTTCATTTGACACTCCtcaaaaatacaaatgacaCTTATTGACGAATGTGTTTTGCTTGTTAGTTTTAAAACAAGTATCTAAAAAGCATCTATCTGATCTTGTTCACACTTTTACCTAACGcacgaacgcacgcacacatacacatacagtgTATTTGACCATGTTTTTATATAGAATTCTTCCATACAAACATTTATATAAAGCCTATCTTCTTTACAAGACTTTGAATGTAGACTGTAGCAagcacaaattaaaaaaaatcattaagtgCATTTTCAGTTAGTTCTAACATTCTTTGCTTTCTGAACTAAGTTTGAAAATACTGCATGTGATAGTCATAACAAATGACAACTTGTCATGCAGGAAATAAGCAAATAAAGCAAAGAATCCAAATGCTTTTCTTTgtacaaaatgatacaaaaacaGGTTCTAGTATTTGCACATTCACGCCTctgaaaatacaaatatatcTTATGTACATTTTTACAGCTACACTGTAACATACTCCTTGAAGGTAACTGTGAGGCAGTTTGTAGTAATATCTGTGATGACTATATTCCCAAGAAACGGCTGAAAAGAGGGAAACAAGGTCTCCACTTTTCCCTTTTCCCGCTCACCAACAGTCACCGAATCAACTGTGTCCGCACTTTTTTGCTCTTCAGCCTGGGGCTGATTTTCAGTTTGATCTTTCACTTGCGAGTCTGTCTGTGTTCCATCCTGTATGTGCAGTTCTGGCTGGCTTCTCGCGGAAGCGGCAACTTGAGGCCTGGGCTTCACAATGCTCAAGTCAATAGGCTCCTCTTGATCATGATCAGCATAGTCACAGTGCCGCAATGAAAAGGGAGCCCGGAGGCCATTTTGGTCAGTGCTAATGCTTTGGGTGGGTGAGGAGACTGTGTGGTGGGAGCTTAAAAACCTCTTGTTACTCCCGTGCTCCTCACTGTCAGTGTCAGAAAGGTGTCGCTTTAATCTTTGAAATTCATCTTGGGCTGCTTTTTTGTCAGTGAACACAGGAACTCCAGTATCCAAAGGCAACGAGACCCGATTAGGCTGATCggctggaagcggacactgaccCCTGACCTCATCGTGTTTATCCTGTTCCGTCACAGTAGGCTCAGCTTGGGCGGACTGTTGGTTTTCTTTGGTGCAATCTCCCGTGCATCCCGAGGCGGCTTTGGGTTTCTCTGCAAATCCGTTAACGAGCCCGAGATGTTTGACCAGCTTCATCTTCTCGAGGTGCCTCTCCGTGTTGTCCGCTCCTTGCGAAAACGTCTCTGCCGACTGGGATTCACCATTCGTAGGCTTTGCCGCCTCCATTCCGTTTTCCATGTATTTGCTCATGACAATAACA comes from the Syngnathus scovelli strain Florida chromosome 5, RoL_Ssco_1.2, whole genome shotgun sequence genome and includes:
- the LOC125968757 gene encoding E3 SUMO-protein ligase CBX4; translation: MELPAAGEHVFAVESIEKKRSRKGRVEYLVKWRGWSPKYNTWEPEENILDPRLLDAFEDRERQEQLMGYRKRGPKPKHLLVQVPSFARRSSMLAGLHESSLEEDSCHNTGSVPKLHPQSQRYHLNSKKHHQYEPMSRDRETEQHANGTKFYYQLKKHHHYQPGLQVHESVFAKPREVKAPELPIKGYNLPPVLQQKWFRDKTSGVLTKVKDITMELKKLPADLNGHKELEKEKPKDHASVQHNGVSGSKLKIVKNKNKNGRIVIVMSKYMENGMEAAKPTNGESQSAETFSQGADNTERHLEKMKLVKHLGLVNGFAEKPKAASGCTGDCTKENQQSAQAEPTVTEQDKHDEVRGQCPLPADQPNRVSLPLDTGVPVFTDKKAAQDEFQRLKRHLSDTDSEEHGSNKRFLSSHHTVSSPTQSISTDQNGLRAPFSLRHCDYADHDQEEPIDLSIVKPRPQVAASARSQPELHIQDGTQTDSQVKDQTENQPQAEEQKSADTVDSVTVGEREKGKVETLFPSFQPFLGNIVITDITTNCLTVTFKEYVTV